DNA sequence from the Glycine soja cultivar W05 chromosome 18, ASM419377v2, whole genome shotgun sequence genome:
ttgtagTAGCATCATGAATCAATAAAATTGAAGAATTAAGAATCAATGAAATATGAAATGACCAAGGATATGTAGAATGATCTAACTTCTATTTCACTTAATTCCAGTAATCACGATTCAAAACTTACAAAGCAATGAAAGAGGTGAATGACCGAGGATGAATGACAAAAAAGATTGATTAGACCGAATGCCTATGCAAAATGGAAACCGGCGTATATatcaaaaagtataaaaaaacctGTGATTATAGGTTGCAATCGTTCAAAGCTACAGTCATACAGTTAAAAAAGCACAAATATTCAGATCTAGTGTTGCAGAAATTGATGAAACTCGCATTCGgagagagggagggagagaaaaaatttcaaagaaaggCAGAGAGGGAGAGCATAGTTCGGAGAGATCAAACAAAGATAGCACAGATTAAGATTGAGATGCTGATGAATGAATCCTTGAATTCACATGCAGTGGTTTCATTACTTCTTTTCttagattttattataaatgaaattaatatctaaTTTTATCAAGGAATGTAATATGATGCCCAACACAGATATATCAGCTTACTAATTTGATAATGGTAGTGATAACAAAAGACAAGCAGGCAACAGTAACAATTTGTAGTATAAATGTTAACAAATGACATTTTATTAGAATCCACAATATTTCTATACatgctaataaaataaattggtcATACcttattaattagtataataCATGATATAGATTAGATCTCACATAATTAAGTGACAAAGAATCAAACATCTGACAAAGCGTTCGAGATTATcattatataattgaaaagaCAGAAATTAGATGATGCCAATTAAATAGGgtaatcaagaactcacatctGTAGAATTTCAATAAGGTATGACCAAACTTTTGGTAAAAATCTTGAGGTTGCGCCACAACAAAGTTCTGAAACTACCTGAGGGAACGACAGAAACTTGAGACTTACCATCCCCCTGGTTATACAGAATTGTTTGGTATTCATCATCAGCATTTCTAGTGAATTTCAGCATGAAGAAGTCTCCATTGTTAGACATGCACAATGGTAAAATCATGGATTTTTCTTCATAAGGACGAATATTAagatataaataactaaaatttattaattgaatCCAAGACTTGTCATCTCCAAACTTCCTCATCTGCCACAAGCCAAGATGGGTGTTGCTATCTTGCCAAACGCACAGCGAGTCTCTAAAAACTCCAATATTTGTATCAAAAATGGATAAATTGTCAGGAAGAAACAGTGATTTGCAAGTCTCCTTCTCTAGGTCAACAGAAATAATTACGATTTCAGAATGAATGGTTTCTTTTCCCATAATAACAACCCAATTAAGGGTTCCACTCAGATACACTCCACCAACTTTAGGTAAAGTCCAAAGAACAGGAAAACCTTTAAGGTTTCTCCAACTACTGTCGCCCGCGCCATAAACTTTCATCTCAGTCTTTTCAGATACGTCAAGTGAAAGCATAGTCAACGCAATTGCTACAACCTTGTATTTGTCACTTGACGGATTATAGCCAAACCCAAAAATTGTTCTACGACCAATGCCTAGGGAAAAAGACAGCGTTGGCGATTCTCTGGATATCACCCTTGTCGCCTTGTTCCAGAAACAAACACGGTATCCTTCTGGTATTTCGCTAACCCCACAGTGCAACCCATTACATGAACCGACCAGATGGTAACCTGGCATGTTTgcgaaattgaacaagaacGTTTCAATTTGTAGGGAATGGAATATCGAACTTACATCACACGATTCCATGTGGATTTTAGGGATGGATCCGAGGCAGACATTTTTTATCAATTGAAGGTGTTCCAAATCGTCCTTTGCAGTAGATTTGCTAAGGTGCAATTTGATGAAATAGGATTCTGAAATCAAGGAGTTCCATTCCTTGCACACACACTTGAATTGTATCAAAGGTTTCACGGGAAGACGAGACAAGATTTCCTTGATGATTTCGTTACAGAGGAGTGACGACCATGGTTTCTTCTCTGGTGACATGTTTCTATGACTTTCAACGAAGCGCCGAAACACTCTGAATCCAAATTATGTACCTATCAAGACATGCACCTTCGTCAAaagtgcatatatatatgtCCCAATGTTTCTAGGGTTTAACCCTTtgataaatgaatatattttatttcagagataaatttatttaatcttttaataattgctctaataaaattggaaataaatCAGGCGAAAGATGCAGGAGCTAAAAACAATTTCTTAACAAATTTAGTGCAATAAATCCTGatttaaatacacaaaacattttttgtccatttgggttaagaaagagaaaaacgaaaaaatgaggaaaagaaaagaCACCGCCAGTGTgaaaaactgacctaacactaTTTATAGCTaagtttactctatttatttatttattattttataaaaaaacaaactttattttattctctatcaaacaaataaataaaataccctttttattttctcttaaatcactattttaattaataattatatcttcttatttattttatttataaaatctcatcatttttttaaaactctatttatttataaataaaaatcctttttaatctagcTTATGAAAGTCCTTTTTTTTAAACCTCACTCCCAGGACTTTCAGCCTGGAGTGTGCCAAATGCAGGTGACCCAACGATGGATCTAGAATAGACTCTAGTACCATTTTAGAAAGTGGGTTATAGGCCTAACTCAATCATGCAAAATCGGTTTATAAGGTGAAGTTTGTCCCacacttatatattttagtttgattttatctTTAGTCGATGTTGGACTAAATCAACACCTAAAGAGGCCACAAGTAAGGTAGGCTAAGGGGTATCCACAATTAGGAGGGCTTTTCCAACAAAAATGAAATGcaacaaaattagttaaaatatacacttaataaaaatattaattaatgcaagatcagttaaaatatttatgagtaattattaaataagaatatttctATCAGTTCAGTGAAAATACTTTCTTAATTTtgtaaagtaattaatatttgcAATAATTATATATGGTCAGAAgtcaaaacaattaatatttgattaaatattaaCCATGCTGTTTTGATTCCGTTTCAATAGAGCTTTTTGTGAGTACCCAAAAAAAGCTCCTTAGTTGTGTATTGTAGCTTTGGCGGGAAAATTTTAACCACATAATGACATGTGGcagggggagagagagagagagagaggaggggAAAACTTCTAATATATAGTAATAGATAGATAATATATATCATTGCTAGCATCTTTTTCTGCCCTGGCCCAACCTCTCTGGCCAATGACCAATCACAGGTTTCTGTTCTTGCATTAGAGCTCACTCTGTTAGCATTTCAGAGCTCACAAATgcctgcttttttttttctcctttttggggtttttttcttccttaataTTCAACCGTTCACATTTTCGTAATTTTTGTCTAatgtgttttctgtttttttaccCTGATAATTTGACCATCATCtttcatattttgacttcattcTATATTCTTATTGCTCCTTGATTGATGGTGATTCTGAGTGTAAACTGTGACTTATTTATcatgaatttatttaattttgggtatattattttttagtatttgtattttgtatgtgcagtataaattatttagtttgtaTTATAATATGACCAGTCCCTTTGTTGTACCACTATCCGAGATTAATAACTATGATGCTGGGTATTTATGTAAATAACCATGGTATTTTTTAGatgtaaatatttcttttgataTTGCAATGGTAAAACTAAAGTAATGTTGATACTGAATTAGAGCTGTATCATAGGGGTATAAATCTGTTACAAGGCTGCAatccaagaaaataaataaataaataaaacagaacTAGAGAGCCCCTTTTCTGAGGAAGAACCAGCTTGTTCATTCAGCCTATTCAATACCAATTTTTTGATACCCCCATTATATAATCCTTCTATATCCTCCCTCTCCCTCCTTTCTggcctttgatttttcttttctgtgtatttatctattttttcatggcagaatgaaaaaaatacttaaacttTGTTATGGTTTTTGTGCAGACGAAGCTGGTCATACATGAGGGCTTTGTAATATAGAGATAGATATCCATTGTTTTGTGTAGGTCCTGTCAAAAGATTAGGAAAAATTATATTGGTAGGCATTATTGCTTACTTCATTTGTTTCATAGGTCTTGTATATTACCACTGTTTTTAGAGTATTTTCTTTGGTAAGAGACGAATATAGAGGCATGTGTACAGGATCGTCTCTTCTTTCCTTGtaattttcctttgttttttttttttgtctcgttCTCTCTGCCCTTGTGCAGAGGaacactttattttttgttctactAGATTAGTGAATGTATTATTAGTCTGTTAGATAATTGGGATAGGAGTAATTTTTATTAGCAAAAGCCAATTCAAAGTTTTGTGAATACAAAATTTCTGGTGTATGCATCTGCCATTGGTGTctgcaaatatttttaaatcagtGATGGAGAAAACAACCACATTCACTTGTTCCATATCACCTTATCTTATTCCTTGTGTatcaagaaacaattttttttagtgcaAAAGCAGGTAACTAGTTGGAACCATTGGGAGGGATGGAGATGTGAAATTATTCTTGGTAAGGTTTATTTGTTTAATCCTTTCACAGAAGGAGCCAGTAACTTTTTcgactttatttatttagtctcaGCGGAGCTGGTGCTTTGTATTCCTATATTGTTGGGGGGTTGGAGTTCTGCCTGATGAAATGCTTATATTTTTGTAGTAGCAGATGATATGGTACAGTGCATTTTTATTTGTGACGGATTTGTATGTTATATTTAGGTATTACATCTGCATCTGCAAGAGGAGAATAATGGTGTAGCTGAGGGGAGGGCTTGTTTAGAAAATTTGATCcttaaaaagtttaatataaaacttatcattttttattatattttttttaacattgactataaattattgatagtttttttttggttatttctaATACTTATTCaatctaaatttttattatagttaGTTTGAAAAAAGTAtagttaatttcaaaaaatgagTAATTCTAATTTTAAGTCACTTTTAGTAATAATACAGTTGTGAGTATTTGTAATGTTTTAAAAGCAATGCATGTATTTGAGTTTTTGATgcaatttaatagttttattgatgtatgaattttatgtttgtatacGCAATGAAGGGTTAAGATGAAAAGTGAGTTATTCATTAGAAATTTAGAAtcatttgattatatatatgaaaatgaagGGAGAAGATGAAAACCAACTTTTTAAAAGTAACTCTTGATATTACTCGATCTCTCatattattcataattattttaaaaaatttcatttaagaaaatatctaattaattaatcatataatttttttacactaataatatttaaaaattaaacttcaactTTAATTCTAACTTTTTTGTCTAGTGTGATTAATCAGCTTGAtcctaaaattaatgtttttgtcATTTCTGTGTtacatttcttttcaacctttttagtaaaaataattgatttaatttctgTCCGCacaatttttcttcattttaattttatcgtcTGTTGATATCAGAAAACTATTTATCATAAGAGATCAATAGGTATTCTATATGGGCGTAAAAGTTTTtacttgaaataatttttcattcacctaaaaaaaaaagaaatcattctTAATGAGTAATGAGTAgccccatttctaaaaaaatcacaagTCCATGCTCACTCTTGTTCCAATGTTACATCCTATCAAAATATTGTGTCTCAGAGTCCTCCATCACAaggtttcttaaaataattcacCTAGCCATTTGCTCTCACAAACACAAGGTTTAagatcatcacatgatccaAACATAAACAACACATGAGGAGTGAATTATCACATTTTTAAACAGGTAGAGATAAACgaagacacacacatatatagtaaAAATATCACAAGCTTAACTTAACATAATTCACATCATTTTACCAATCATTGTGTAACATCACTTGTCCtaaggatttaatcacaaaatcataTTCTATACCTTCACATTAATCACATGTTCATAACAAAACCTCTCAAGTACAACACAACATCTCTCACACACAATTCATTACCCACCATCACGTAgcaagtcacaatgatcattacatagacgttatgcaacatatatactaagactcaatcctatattgAATGTGGTATCTTGTAAGTGAAAAATAACACTAGGGCACCTAGGAGTACATAATAAAatacaccacacaatgggtaagCAGGTCACTCTTATTAAAAGAAATCATAAGGTGATCAATTAGGGTTATTCTGTTTAGCGTGAATGCTctaaccatatgagatcaacatagatttaaaggagtactcaaaccgagtgtatttaccctcaaggcctagactctgaagAATCCATTAGGGTCTCATTTTTCTGATTCAAGTCCAATCCCTAAAACTTTTACATGCAGCCACTGcacatgaattatacaatacctatGACTTCACACTTATTTTCAAACGTATTTAATACAATAcgttacaatttaacacctcaggTTCCTAACTTTGAATcttacactttccttttaacacctcaTGCATTGCTCTATAATTTAACAACTATGGTTCCTAACTTGAAATCCTACACTTTTCTTTTAGCAACCATGATTGTTTCTCTGATTAAATGTTTCTATGGCTTTCGGCGAAGTGACAACACACTCTAAATCAAAATTATGTACTTCTCAACACATCTTCCTGAACAGTGAATATAACTAGAGAGATAAATTTagttaatcttttaataaaagctgtaataaaattggaaataaatCAGGCGTAAGATGCAGAGCTAAAAACAAGGCAGATTTCTTAACAAACTTAGTGCAATAAATCCTTATATAAATGCCTACCTACTAGGAAAGCCATAGCAAAAGCAGAAAAAAAGCACACACTTAACATTTTTTGTCGATTTGGGttaagaaaacgaagaaaaatCAGATAAGTTTCTCACAATTTTGTCATCAGATTCTTCTAATAAATAATgacatgttgatttttttaattaaaactttgaAACATATATCTAATAAAAATCATTGGTTATATTCAAAAGAACATCCATTCATGTGAAGCTAATCTCTGTACTATAATAAAAACTGTGAAAGATTTGATCATGTGCTTCATatcaatttgataataaaaaatggaaTTAATTTGAAGCTGTCTGAAAAAGTTAAAGCCAAGTCTGCTCTAGTGAACCTGGTGAGTCCAAATAATCATTTCTCTAGCAACAAATGCTACAACTGTTTACAATgatctttttcttcaaattaccCTCTAGAATCTCGTCCACAAggctcaaaatattttttatttattttgatccgccaaaggaatatatatatatatatatatatatatatatatatatatatatatatatatatatatatatatataaagaagctTGTATAAGGAATAACAACATAAATACAAGGTCTTGCACCAACAAGGAATAATGGACTCACACGGTTTCTGTGTATCTATACCAGCAGCACAAATACAGTTTAACCATGAAACCCAACCATCATCTGCTGTTGACCCTTCGTGCGTATATTTCTAAGTGTAAAGCAAATAAGCGAGCTATACAAAAAAGCCAACCCTTACCAACTCCTTCAACATTCACGTAAGTCCTGTATCATCATATCAATCGATCTCCTTTCCTTCACAAAGAGATCGAAACAATCATAACGTTAAACAATTCAAACAAGCCCTGGGATTCATCTCCCATTCACAATAAGAGAATTTTCTTCCTTTACCTTTCGCATTAATCCATGCCCAAGCTCTATGTTTTGCCAGATCCCATGCGGCCACACAACACAGCTTCCCAATTCCCATTGGCCCCTCTAAAAATAACATTGTTTGTTTGGGAGGGTACCTGCAGCCCCATCCAATAGTAACATTTTCTCCCAACTGAATCAGACAACTCCCAGAGAAAAAGCATATGCGACACCAATTATTTACCCAATATCCCATTTCAGCCACCAGGGCATTCGGATTACAAGAATTTGTGAATAACCTGCTATACTTGTCAGCCAAAGCCCAAAAACTGTATCACCATTCCGGTTGTCCAGCCAGAATTTAGCATCCCTACAACTACCTAGCCTCCAATATTCTACGTTTGAAAGTTGGATCCTCGCCACCTCATACTTTTGCCAAATCTCTCCACCAAAGGGAGGCTTTCTTCACAACAGAAACAAAGCTCAAAAGTTGATAGGTTAAAACCGCCCAGTAGCTTTCAACTAAGAGAAGTAACTCCATGGACATGAATACGAGTGATTAACAACTATTTTGAAACGTACGTATAAATTGGATTAAAAGTAAACAGCcgtgaaaagagagaacaaatttttaaatgtcattaattagcacatatatttaaatatgagatgtaattttactaaaatagagactaaaaaaaggaaggaaagttgattttacaaaaatgtccgcacatatactttatatatatatatatatatatatatatatatatatatataaagatctTCACATGAAGCCAATATTTGTACTGATAAAATGTTGAAAGACTTGATCATGTACCggatattaatttcattgtcaATAATGGCTTGAAGACTTTGTAAATTGTTAAAGCCAACTCTGCCCGAGTGAACCCAGTGAATCAAAGATAGTCAAGTTCTCTAGCAACAAATGGTTCAACTGTTTACAATGAacttttttaatcaagttaCATTCTGAGACTCTGAACTGATCCTCAAAGATCAAAAGTTGATTCTCTAAAAATGCCTAGAAGCTTTCAACTAAAAGAAGTATCTCCAAGGATGTGGATACAAGTTATTAACAACTATTTCGAAAGTGCAAATTAGGTTATGAGAGCCTTCTTTTAGGGTTCTCAAAGCGTATTAGAGGCTTCTTTTCAATGGCTACTAGATGTAGTTAAGTCTTTACAGAACTGAGTGAATGAACTGACAATATTAGAAAATTACAGGACACAAGAAATACCTCCATTATTATCAGTTAATGGTACAAGAGTCTTCAAGTGCACATGCAGTGCATACAATAATCAAAATCAAGACAAgcacaaaacattaaaaaaccCAAAAACAGCCTGTACCGTGAACAGGTGTTCTCGCTCTCCAAACCTCCAAACAGCGATTCAAGCAAGCAATTGATTGGTAGTGGCGGATGAACCTGATTTCAGAATTGATTGGTATCAACAAAGCAAAAATCGTCGGGAAGAAACAGTGATCTGCAAGTCTCCTTCTCCAGGTCAACAGAAATAATTACGATTTCAGAATGAATGGTTTCTTTTCCCTTAATAACAACCCAATTAAGGGTTCCACTCAGATACACTCCACCAACTTTAGGTAAAGTCCAAAGAACAGGAAAACCTTTAAGGTTTCTCCAACTACTGTCACCCGTGCTATAAACTTTGATCTCTGTCTTTTGAGATATGTCAATTGAAAGCATAGTCAATGCAATTGCTACACCCTTGTATTTGTCACTTGACGGATCATAGCCAAACCCAAACATTGTTCTACGACCAATGCCCGGGGAAAAAGACAGCGTTGGCAATTCTCTGTATATCACCCTTGTCTCCTTGTTCCAGAAACAAACACGGTATCCTTCTGGTATTTCGTTAACCCCACAGTGCAACCCATTACATGAACCGACCAGATGGTAACCTGACATATTTGTGAAATTGAACAAGAACGTTTCAATTTGTAGGGAATGGAATAATGAACTTACATCACACGATTCCATGTGGATTTCAGGGATGGATCCGAGGCAGACATTTTTCATCAGTTGAAGGTGTTCCAAATCGTCCTTAGGAGCAGATTTGTTAAGGTGCAATTTGATGAAATAGGGATCTGACATCAGGGAGTTCCATCCCTTGTACACACACTTGAATTGGATCAAAGGTTTCACGGGAAGACTAGACAAGATTTCCTTGATGAGTTCATCACAGAGGAGTGGCGAACATGATCTCTTCTCTGATCGCATGTTTCTGTGGTTTCTTCTCTGATCGCATGTTTCTGTGGTTTTCAGTGAACAGTCCACATATATATGTCCCAATGTTGCTagggtttaacatttttttgtccatttggattaataaaaataagaaaaattagatatgtttcttacaatttttgtcatcagactcttcaacatattttaaaattttacgagatatatttaagaaaaagaaaaaagaaatgttagATATGTTTCTCAATATTTATGGGCCTGTGCTCTGCACAGTATTTAGTTtgggaaaataattatatttattttatatgatatccattttaataactaaagaataatgtttttttataattactaaaaactattatttgagtatataataatttaagaatataatatattttataattactacgtaaaaatagttttgtaaatttaattaatagagTAGATGGAAAAAATTGCGTAACAGTGAggaaattttgcattttttttactaaattacataaaagttttacaataagaaatttttcagtaaaaaaaattataaagtttttaaaatattatgacaatgaagtaaaaaaactataaacaaataataaataaaatgttccCCAAATTTCattggaatgaaaaaaatagaaacaagaatttaaatttgctGATAAAACAATCTTCAATAAATCTTTAGTTAGGCGAGAAGAGACAGAATATAgggaaaaattttaatattaaaattattatgataataaacTAGAGAAAGGTTCgacaattaaaatgaaagatatatatatatatatatatatatatatatatatatatatatatatgtatatatatatatatatcttagcaATTCAAATATCAATATACTTTCACGCAAAAAGTTCATACATGTGTAcatgtttttaatgtttaacAATTTAGATGTTAATATGTTTTCTCATAACAATACTGCTATACGGTATGAAATTCTAAAGTACGAAAAACAAGAAAGTTGATgcgtaattattttatataaattaaattttttaaggaaaaataaataaaacttcaatAGATAAATCTTTTGTAATAAAGTCCTGCTTATCCTGGTAGCTATCTAtattacccaaatcaaataaacaaaagCTAATAACAATTACTGCTGGTAAATGctaaatttttcttgttttggtagtGCCGCATATTGCCTCTTCAAAACTTTCAATTCTTTCGAATCTTTCTTTTGCAAATTTGAGGTCTGAGTCTAACTTTAATTTGCTTCTTAGTTGTTTAACATTTTGACAACATTTCACAAATGAAAGTTAGAACAATAatgatttgattcattttagaatttaaagCTTTCTCTAGTTTATTATCATAAGACCCCACAAGAAAGCTTCCATGGTGATCCCTACAAATTTCTCTAAACCCTGCctaagatggtttttccaaAAGTCGACTTAGAATCTATagaatttaagataatttttctaattacaatcttagaatttaaaaaaaattaaaaaaacctacagtaatatttttttatcaaataaaaactcACCATAATTGACTATAGGATTTACAAatcatatttgataaaaatcgtCTCTCTTCCCAACATGATGATATTTTGTtactcaataaaattaattttaaattcatgattgatttggtgaaaaaaatcttaaaacttaaaagaaagtcacatTTCCCCCCTAATTATACCatgcaataatattaaaaaattcaaatgaaattttaaattaaattatatatgaagattattttaatttctgatgATACgctaatcttaattattttactttaccaGAACTTCTTAATATCAAATATAGataatatttctataaaaacaaaaaaattaacatcgaataaatatatatacatataagctTAATTTATCAACTTACGTTGcatgtaaatataaaaacaattatcaaaatttaaatcttactTTAACTATATGCACAAAAAATTGGTgaacaaaaatcattcaaaattattatatatgtacttGTCATAATTGAGAAAGAATTGTAATAAAtgcatagaaagaaaaaagagcttttaatttcatttagacATAGTTTGCAAGAAGGCGGAAAATAAATGATGCAAACTTAAACATAGTTCACTATTAATTTTTTGGCAATCAACACAAACATTCCACCAATcaccaaatataaaatacagCACGTACAGTTACCTTCTAAATGAGCACCAAGACCCTCCAAAACAGTAAGATTAGCCCTTcaaattaatacaattttaattttcttatttaccaGTAGAACCACACttcaaaagtatatatatacaataagtATATTCTTTAAAGAAATCTTGTGGAGGAAACTTCAACTTATCCTTCATGAAGGAATATATTCTTcagtttttattattgaaaaccTGAATTTAGTGTGTCTTATATAGTAAaggaaaggaaacaaaaatgaaaagagaaaaaaaaaatcacataagtgAGGTTAGTtaggaattaaaaaacaataaaatggtttttaaattaacaaatcaTTGTTTTTAATCATAAGGAATCAACGTAAATATAACAATTACTTGTTAGACAAGAAATAAGGAACAAGTATTCAATGAAGGGTATtttgaggataaaaaaattgttacagcAGCGGGACTAGTGGGAGTGCCAAGAGGCACACCCATAAAGCACTAGTGTATTTACAAAATGGAAcagaatatttgatttattactTGTTTTATTATCGTTGAATATCACACATAACAGATTTatacttttctttaatttcccaccataaaacaagataaatgaattctaaaataagatattccaaagtccacacctaaaaataaaaaaataaaaactgaaattaaccAATTTTGGTCACAAGTCATTAAACTAGGAGTCTGATAACCAGAGCCTGTATGAACTACAAATCATCAATCAGAGTATT
Encoded proteins:
- the LOC114397196 gene encoding F-box/kelch-repeat protein At3g23880-like; protein product: MRSEKRSCSPLLCDELIKEILSSLPVKPLIQFKCVYKGWNSLMSDPYFIKLHLNKSAPKDDLEHLQLMKNVCLGSIPEIHMESCDVSSLFHSLQIETFLFNFTNMSGYHLVGSCNGLHCGVNEIPEGYRVCFWNKETRVIYRELPTLSFSPGIGRRTMFGFGYDPSSDKYKGVAIALTMLSIDISQKTEIKVYSTGDSSWRNLKGFPVLWTLPKVGGVYLSGTLNWVVIKGKETIHSEIVHPPLPINCLLESLFGGLESENTCSRKPPFGGEIWQKYEVARIQLSNVEYWRLGSCRDAKFWLDNRNGDTVFGLWLTSIAGYSQILVIRMPWWLKWDIGYPPKQTMLFLEGPMGIGKLCCVAAWDLAKHRAWAWINAKGKEID